One part of the Cyprinus carpio isolate SPL01 chromosome B12, ASM1834038v1, whole genome shotgun sequence genome encodes these proteins:
- the ndufb8 gene encoding NADH dehydrogenase [ubiquinone] 1 beta subcomplex subunit 8, mitochondrial, with amino-acid sequence MAALRAALLTRALTKGKPPGISTIILGTRAASGPSKDTLPGPYPRTPAEMAAAAKKYNMTLEDYKPYPDDGMGYGDYPMLPERSQQERDPWTQWDHPDLRRNWGEPIHWDFDMYIRNRVDTSPSPVEWRKMRNQLLGFVGFMLLMFGLGEMFPCYQPVAPKQYPYSELYLERGGDPEKEPEPVKHYEI; translated from the exons ATGGCGGCCCTCAGAGCGGCTCTCCTCACCCGAGCTCTTACTAAAGGAAAACCACCGGGAATCTCAACCATTATCCTCGGAACCAGAGCAG CATCTGGTCCTTCTAAGGACACCTTACCCGGTCCCTACCCCAGAACCCCAGCGGAGATGGCAGCAGCGGCCAAAAAATACAACATGACGCTGGAAGATTACAAACCGTATCCCGACGACGGCATGGG GTACGGTGATTACCCCATGCTCCCGGAGCGATCGCAGCAGGAGAGAGACCCCTGGACCCAGTGGGACCATCCCGATCTCAGGAGGAACTGGGGAGAGCCG ATCCACTGGGACTTCGACATGTACATCAGGAACAGGGTTGACACGTCTCCGAGCCCCGTGGAGTGGAGGAAGATGCGGAACCAGCTGCTGGGGTTCGTGGGCTTCATGCTGCTGATGTTTGGTTTGGGCGAGATGTTCCCCTGCTACCAGCCTGTG GCTCCTAAACAGTATCCCTACAGCGAACTGTATCTGGAGAGAGGCGGAGATCCCGAGAAAGAACCAGAACCTGTCAAACATTATGAAATCTAA